Proteins encoded in a region of the Polynucleobacter antarcticus genome:
- the hrcA gene encoding heat-inducible transcriptional repressor HrcA, with product MDDRSRALLKTLIERYIEEGQPIGSRTLSRFSGLDLSAATIRNVMADLEDMGLVTSPHTSAGRIPTPRGYRLFVDTMVTVRPLEEIAAREMEKGLLPDSPQRVMNSAAQILSNLTHFAGVVMTPKRAQVFKHIEFLRLGEGKILLIMVTPEGDVQNRILPTTQDYSPSQLIEAGNYINAQFAGKSFAQVRAHLASDLDTLRSDISGLMTLALHSGVSDYGMGQGDMLLSGERRLLNVGDLSTNLDKLRKMFDMLEQKSVLMQLLDVSSHADGIQIFIGGESDLLPYEDLAVISAPYSVDGQIVGTLGVIGPTRMAYDRVIPIVDITSKLLSGALSS from the coding sequence ATGGACGATCGTTCCCGCGCCTTACTAAAAACCCTCATCGAGCGATATATCGAGGAGGGTCAGCCTATTGGCTCGCGCACCCTTTCCAGGTTCTCGGGATTGGACCTTTCTGCCGCCACTATTCGCAATGTCATGGCAGATTTAGAGGACATGGGCCTAGTGACTAGCCCCCATACTTCTGCTGGACGAATTCCGACGCCGCGGGGCTATCGCCTTTTTGTCGATACGATGGTCACCGTTCGTCCCCTAGAGGAAATTGCCGCTCGTGAGATGGAAAAAGGGCTTTTGCCAGATTCACCGCAGAGAGTCATGAACTCTGCTGCACAGATTTTGTCTAATTTGACCCATTTTGCCGGGGTTGTCATGACGCCTAAGCGGGCTCAGGTTTTTAAGCATATTGAGTTTTTACGGCTGGGCGAAGGTAAGATTTTGTTGATCATGGTGACGCCTGAGGGAGATGTACAGAATCGCATTCTTCCCACAACACAGGATTACTCGCCGAGCCAACTAATCGAGGCGGGCAATTACATCAATGCCCAGTTTGCGGGGAAGAGTTTCGCTCAGGTTCGAGCACATCTTGCCTCTGACCTAGATACTTTGCGTAGTGATATTTCAGGATTGATGACATTGGCACTGCACAGTGGCGTGAGTGATTACGGTATGGGTCAAGGCGATATGCTCTTATCTGGCGAACGTCGCTTACTGAATGTCGGTGACCTGAGTACCAATTTAGATAAGTTGCGTAAGATGTTTGACATGTTGGAGCAAAAGTCTGTGCTGATGCAGTTATTAGATGTTTCCAGTCATGCAGACGGTATTCAAATCTTTATAGGTGGCGAAAGCGATTTACTTCCCTATGAAGATTTAGCGGTAATCAGTGCACCTTATAGTGTGGATGGACAAATTGTCGGTACTTTAGGGGTCATAGGCCCTACACGAATGGCCTATGACCGTGTGATTCCAATTGTGGATATCACTTCTAAATTATTATCTGGTGCATTGAGTTCGTAA